The genomic stretch taaatGAGTAAAGCGATTCGATTCTCATAACCTTGATATACATGGTAAGAAGCAATTTAAAATAGAGGCACAAAGCAAGCAAAGTCACATATATTCTCAATAGGTGTGACTATTCCTTCATTTCTAATCAGTACAAATAGTACCGTGTAgttttaaaacaattaaaacgGTTTATAAcggttctttttgttttattaaacTATTGATAAAatcattattaatataataaatttgtaaatatattttaatctctcactatatatatatatatatatatatatatatatatatatatattgtgtcACTAAAATTAAACATCCTTTTAGTATAAATTTTAAGATTCTAACGAAATAATAAATgtttaaatattaaacataTACGTTATATGCTagaaccaaaaaaattatatacattATTTGTACTCATTCTAATTTCATGAATATTTTACGAGAATGAAACTTCTAAAATTTTCGATTGGAGCAGCATCACTCTTATATTCATATAGGTGAAATCCttagataaataatattatcattttaTTAAGAGTTTTAACTCaccttttttattaatttattgtaaataGTACTAAATCCTATACTTCAATGTTCCAATtcatagttgtcagaaccgaacTGATAATCGATCTGGTCAAACTACTGACTTATTAATTTATTGGTTCAACCGATGAGTTACTGGTTGAACTGACAAAACCAGTCCtacgtaaataaaaaaaaatagataaaagtACATCCGAATTTTCACACAGAGTACAGATGTACTCCTCAATTTTTTAATGAGTCATTTGCACACATGAATAGAAAACTCCATTGTCAATTCTAACCTTCCGTGGCCTGAGTAAATTTTTCGGCGGTAGTGGAGGTCAGGTGACACGGTATTGTATGATGTGGCCAATTTGAGGTGACACTGTGGAAAATAGAAATATTCATTATGAAAtatgttgaattttttttaaaaagaaaaagttttaCAAGTCTCTTCATTATCTTCGTTTTCATATTTCAGTGTTGAATGAAAACATGCCCTAGCAGAGAGTAAGCATAGTAAATTTCTGAGCACTTTGCAGTTCATTCATTGCAGTTCGTCGTTTGCGTTACATTCTGAAGACAAAAGCGGTAGGGCAAAAGCGTGGAAGTCCAAACGCAAGCTTGtgcgaaggaggagagttcaGAATCAGACGCGATCAAAAGGTAATGCTTCCTTCCTTCACATGTATCTGTGTTATGAtatgaaaatgcatcaatttgGTTATTCTAAAGTTTGATAGAGGAATTTTTGATAAACAGATGGCAAATCATATAACCTTTGTGTATTATCACAAGGGAAGATTTGAGAGAAACATGAATGGGGTTCTAAAATATGTTGGAGGGGAGATTGCTGTGATTCCTAAGGCGAATGTGGAAACTCTAAATACATTTTTTATGGTGGGGTTATTTAAGGATTTGAGGTATGTCTTGTTCAAAGATTTTTACTGGGCGGAGAATGAGGTATCAAATGGTTTGCATTTAATTAGGCTTGACAGTGATGTAGTCCAAATGTATGAATTTGGTATTGAAAATGGAAGAATATGCCATGTTTATTGGGATCATATTGTTGATTTACCTGAGGAAGTTGAAGTGGTAAACATTGTAGATGATAAGCCATGCCTAACTACAAATACCGTTGAACAACCTACACCATAAGAAACCccaagaagaagaagtaagATGGCAATCCACAAAAAGCCTACCTCGAAAAAGTTGTATGTTAAGAAGGCCAATAAGGAAAACAAAATCAACCAAAGTTGCAATAAAACTCAGAACCCAGCATCTCCCAATCATTCTCCTACAACCCAACCAATGTCACAATCCGAAATCCCAAACGTCAACTGAAACACGACCCAGCAGCAAAGTGAAACAGAAGTCCCACCTCCTAATAATTCACATCAAGAAGGTCAGAATGAAGTGCCCACCCAGTAATGTGAGAATAGTCAGAAGAATAGAAGAGCATCGTATAAGAGGCCAGCACCGACTGGTCAAAGGTTTGTTCAAGGAGGAAGGAATGAGGCACCAAAGATCTTTATTCCTCATGTGGAGCCTGATTCCTCTAATTCAGATGATGATAGTGACTCCGACCCTGACTACTATCAGTATGAATCTGAAGATTTACATAGTCCAATGCCATTCGATTGTGAGGATGATTATGATAGTGAACAGGGTGTGTGGCCTCAGGAAAATCTAACAGCACCATTTGGCCAAGTTCATCTGGAGCTTGGGATGGAGTTTGCTACCATGGATGAGTTTAAGAGATCCGTGAGGAAGTACAATATTCAAATAGGAAGAAGCATCAAGTTCAACAGGGTTGAGCCTACCAAATGTAAGGCGATTTGTTGGGATGAGAATTGTCCCTGGAACATTTACTGCTCTAGGTCAAACAAGCCGAGGAGTTATCAGGTGAAGACATTTGTGGATTAGCACGTCTGTGCTAGaagatataataataaatctatGGATAGGGTGTGGGTTACTGAGATGCTAGAAGAAAAAATTAGAGACCAAAGGGAAATCACTTGTGCGGAGGCCGAAACTTGGTTTAAAAAAGAGTTTAATGTAGCAATTAATTATAAGAAGATCCATAGAGCCATGAAAAAGGCAAGGAAAAATATAGAAGGATCGGAGAGAGAAAAATATGCTGAGTTGAGGGACTATCTTAACCAAATACTACTGTCAAATCTAGGCTCAACAGTGCACTTGGATACCATTCTAATGCCTGACTCGTTGCCCTTGTTCAAGAGAGTTTACATTTCTTTTGAGGCATGTAAGAAGGGTTTTGTCTTAGGGTGTAGACCTTTCATTGGCCTTGATGGCACATTCTTAAAGGGCTTCTATGGAGGACAGCTACTCACTGCAATAGGTCAAGATGCGAACAACCAGATTTTTCCAATTGCTTATGCTGTGATGTTAGAAACTAGAGATAATTGGAAATGGTTCTTGGATCATTTAAACAATGACTTGGGTAACTACATGGTTCATGGTTGGAACTTCATTAGTGACCAACAAAGGGTATGCAGTTAGTTGTTGTTAACATGGTTGAAACTTCAATTGTATTAACCACTGACATATTAATTGAACATGGTCTGATTTCGACTATGCAACAAGTTATGCCTGGAGTTCATCATTGCTTCTGTGCTATGCATATTTGGAATAATTTCACAAAGAGATGGAAGGACAAATAACTCAAAGGGGGTAATGTGGGAGTGTTGCCGAGCCACCACAACTCAAGAATTTGATGCTGCAATGTTGAGACTGCAACGGATCAATACTTGAGCATGGGAGTATCTGAACAAGCTTGATCTGAAGAACTGGACAAAGGCTAACTTCAGTGAGTGGCCGAAGGTTGACAATGTTACTAACAACAACTGCGAGACATTCAATGGTAAGATTGTGAAATACAGAGGTAAACCCATCATCACTATGTTAGAGGAAGTAAGGACATATGTAATGAGAATCGTGGctagaaataaaaaaatcctaTCTGGATATATTGGAACGGTTGCTCCAAGACAGTTAAGTAGGCTTGAGAGAGAAAAGGAGGAGACCAATAAATGGACTCCCACCTGGTCTGGAGACGATGCTGAAGATATATATGAGGTTGAGAAGCATCCAACTAAAGTAACTGttgatttgggtaattagaaaTGTACTTGCAGATTCTGGCAGCTTACAGGCTTACCTTGTAGGCATGCTTGTGCTGCACTCGCTCTTAGAGGTCGCAAGCCAGAGGAGCAGATCCACGACTGGCTTGGAATGCATGCATACAACACAGCTTATCAAATGAATATTAATCATGTGCCAAGTAGAGAATTCTGGGATAAAGCTGATGGCTACCCTCCTCTGCCTCCCC from Arachis stenosperma cultivar V10309 chromosome 9, arast.V10309.gnm1.PFL2, whole genome shotgun sequence encodes the following:
- the LOC130949176 gene encoding uncharacterized protein LOC130949176; translation: MKKARKNIEGSEREKYAELRDYLNQILLSNLGSTVHLDTILMPDSLPLFKRVYISFEACKKGFVLGCRPFIGLDGTFLKGFYGGQLLTAIGQDANNQIFPIAYAVMLETRDNWKWFLDHLNNDLGNYMVHGWNFISDQQRLCLEFIIASVLCIFGIISQRDGRTNNSKGYLNKLDLKNWTKANFSEWPKVDNVTNNNCETFNGKIVKYRGKPIITMLEEVRTYVMRIVARNKKILSGYIGTVAPRQLSRLEREKEETNKWTPTWSGDDAEDIYEVEKHPTKLTGLPCRHACAALALRGRKPEEQIHDWLGMHAYNTAYQMNINHSGHNNRTCQQKKDDTLDEEVALVAKAAAAAAKSQNQPKQNTGEPTSEVNVA